Below is a window of Musa acuminata AAA Group cultivar baxijiao chromosome BXJ3-11, Cavendish_Baxijiao_AAA, whole genome shotgun sequence DNA.
taattaattgcattcaaaattggcatttaataTGCAATAGAGGAGGAGGGCATTGAGAGCTGAAGCTCTATTCTTATGGTGCCAAAACAGTAGACTatacttgagagagagagagagagagagagagcacataTATAGAGTCGATTATACTTATAGACAAAGCAAAGACACAAACATAGAATCCAATTGAAGGTTGGTGGACACAGTAAAACCACTCGTTCCTTCACAGAGAAGATGACAGCCTTCAACCATGGAAGTAGAGAAGAGGTCGAACAGCGCGATCTTCTAAAACCGGATGGAGGACGCGTAGGTGTCGCCGAACTTCCAAGTCGCCGGCGCGACATCGTAGGCGGTCTTGACCTTGCCGTCGCTGGTCTGCACCCGGAAGGAGAGGCTCTGACCAGTGAGGTACGCGTTGCTCTGCCAGTTCATGCCCCAGTTCCTGCTCATGGCCATCCACTGCGTGTCGGACCCCTTGATCCAGGCGCCGGAGACCACGCCGCTCCCTCCCACGTTGGCGATCAGCACCAGCTCGAAGTAGTTCTTCCCGTTGATGGTGAACCTGATGCCTCCGCTCCTCTGACACTTGACCCTGCCAAGTCCACACCGCACGATTAACCCGTGAGACTGAGTTCCTGAGAGCTCCGATCCTCGAGGGGTTGGTTCACGGACGTGGAATCACCTGCGGTAGTAGACGGGAACGATGCCGCCCCGGTAGACGGCGATGGTCTCCCAGGCTGGCTGAGACATGTCGAAGTGCTGCCGCGGCGGGTTGCACCACCCGCCGTTGTCGCTGGGAAGGTCGTAGTTGGGCGGGCAGTAGTTGGTGGCGGTGACGGTGATGTGCGTCCCCTTCTTGCACCACGGCGACTTCCTCGAGTCGCACACGATCTGGAAGCACGCGCCGCAGGCGGCGCCGTTGTTGAACAGCGCCGTGCTCAGTGCCGTGTTCTTGATGCCGTACCCGTCGCTGTACAAGTTCTGATACCCACACGCTCCACCTGCATCCATGGAACACCCACCTTAGAGCGCAGACCAAACTCCCAAGCATCAAACGTCGTGTGTGAGTCACCCACCCATAGTGCCGGAAGCATCACCCCCTCCATAGAAGGTTGCCGAGGCAGGAATCCAATCATCTCCCAGAGCTCTGAACTCAGAGGCAAACCACGCGAGGAACAGCAGCAGTAGTGCAGCCTTCTCCATCTCTACTTGCTCGAAGAAGACAACTCCTCGGTGCTGTGAAGATTGATGCATACCATCCCACCTCCCTCATTCCTATATATAGTGCCGAATCTGAGCTCTTCTTCTTCGACCCTGACGGCGTGTTGGGCGTTTAGTCTACGTTGACTTCACGCAACTATAAGACCTGCGCGCTGGAACAAATTATTACCAGTTGGTGAAGCTTAATCAAAGCTATATACAAGCAAGCTTCGTACAAAAATCTACAGCCTGGTGCCGGCTACACTTGGCCACCTTTTGCGCCGCCTCCACCCGAAGACGGAAACGGTGTACGTAACCGTACATTCTACCTTATGAAGCATAGAGAAACGGAACCATAAGTAACTTAATCAAGTCAACCAAGTGTTGTGCTCTGTCTAGTATTCTTTTCGTCGTTAGTTTCTGAGGGTTTGCGAGCACATGGCTCCCGTACATCATGGACGCAGACGGATGGTAGATGACGAGATCGCAACCACATGTTCTACGTATACGCATGTCCATATGCGAGAATAGTATGACGGTGGTGGTTGGATACAGAAAGGGAGATGACTTGTGACTCGTGCGTGGCGTGAGAGGTGAGACTTCGTGTCTGCAGCACATGCCGCCGGAGCACCTTATGAACCAACCCATGtgggggaggagagagagagagagagaggagttgacTATTTCGTCACGTAATGGCACAACCAAGTTAGGTTTCACGTAGTGCGTAGGTGCATGTGCGAGGCGGAGTGGAAGTCAACCCAACTCATGCATGCTATTCACACTTACATGGGTTACTTTTCCCCGAGGCCTGCATAGTGTGCTGCCATTCATACTCATCGGTCCAATGATTGTTATATTaatcaaaaggaaaagaaaggtattgctaTTTATTGTAACGATGAGCCAAACGAGTCTTTGTGGAGTATAAGACGCAAGATAAATCCGGACAGTATCATTCTCGATGTGGTCGAGTCCGTCGAGTTCTTACTCTGTTTACATTCATTCACATTTAGGAGGGTAAATGCTTCTAGATTCGTGCATCGACACGACACGTGTCGCTTGCAAGAGGCTCC
It encodes the following:
- the LOC103972174 gene encoding expansin-A8; protein product: MHQSSQHRGVVFFEQVEMEKAALLLLFLAWFASEFRALGDDWIPASATFYGGGDASGTMGGACGYQNLYSDGYGIKNTALSTALFNNGAACGACFQIVCDSRKSPWCKKGTHITVTATNYCPPNYDLPSDNGGWCNPPRQHFDMSQPAWETIAVYRGGIVPVYYRRVKCQRSGGIRFTINGKNYFELVLIANVGGSGVVSGAWIKGSDTQWMAMSRNWGMNWQSNAYLTGQSLSFRVQTSDGKVKTAYDVAPATWKFGDTYASSIRF